A section of the Pseudomonas fluorescens genome encodes:
- the flgB gene encoding flagellar basal body rod protein FlgB, with the protein MSINFEKALGSAERALVYRSQRAEVLSNNIANADTPNFKARDLEFSAVLASQTKRGLDSPFSLKTTNLKHIAANELASDGQGDGLFYSTPYQPSLDQNTVDAQLEVAKFTDNEIHFESAFNRLNGAFKGLLKALRGD; encoded by the coding sequence GTGAGCATTAATTTTGAAAAAGCGCTTGGCTCCGCAGAAAGAGCGTTAGTTTATCGCAGCCAAAGAGCTGAGGTACTTAGCAATAATATCGCTAACGCTGATACTCCTAACTTTAAGGCTAGAGATTTGGAGTTTTCTGCTGTGCTCGCCAGCCAGACAAAACGAGGCTTGGATTCTCCGTTCTCTTTGAAAACAACAAACCTAAAACATATTGCCGCAAACGAATTAGCAAGTGATGGTCAAGGTGATGGTTTGTTTTACAGCACGCCTTACCAACCGTCACTTGATCAAAATACTGTGGATGCACAGCTTGAAGTGGCAAAGTTTACTGATAACGAAATTCATTTTGAAAGCGCTTTTAATAGATTGAACGGAGCATTTAAGGGGCTGCTTAAAGCTCTGCGAGGTGATTAG
- the tnpB gene encoding IS66 family insertion sequence element accessory protein TnpB (TnpB, as the term is used for proteins encoded by IS66 family insertion elements, is considered an accessory protein, since TnpC, encoded by a neighboring gene, is a DDE family transposase.): MIRIDTIWLATEPMDMRAGTDTAMARVVAVFGAAQPHCAYLFANRRANRMKVLVHDGLGIWLAARRLHQGKFFWPGSRHGSQIELGSEQLHALVLGLPWQRVGPGNAISIV, translated from the coding sequence ATGATCCGCATCGACACCATCTGGCTCGCCACCGAGCCCATGGACATGCGCGCCGGCACCGACACTGCGATGGCTCGGGTGGTAGCAGTGTTCGGTGCGGCGCAGCCGCACTGTGCTTATCTGTTTGCCAACCGCCGTGCCAATCGCATGAAAGTGCTGGTGCACGACGGGCTGGGCATCTGGCTGGCGGCGCGCAGGCTGCATCAGGGCAAGTTCTTCTGGCCGGGTTCCCGGCACGGTTCGCAGATAGAATTGGGCTCCGAGCAACTGCATGCTCTGGTGCTAGGTTTGCCTTGGCAAAGGGTCGGGCCAGGCAACGCGATTTCCATCGTATAA
- the dmeF gene encoding CDF family Co(II)/Ni(II) efflux transporter DmeF — translation MSNSYAEYSHDHMFLGKSHEENAKRTLWVVALTVVMMVAEITAGYLTGSMALLADGFHMATHAGALGIAAAAYAYAKRHASSARYSFGTGKVGDLGGFASALILGLVSLGIAGESLFRLFQPTQVQFGTATLIAIVGLAVNVVSALLLSGGHDHHHGHDHGHDESHHAHGHDNNLRSAYVHVIADALTSVLAIAALLAGRYLGWVWLDPAMGIVGAVVIARWAWSLMRVTSGVLLDQTDDHVAEEIRELVERPGDASIIDLHVWQVGPQARAAIVSVLGSPAVNAENIRERLATYASGHPALRN, via the coding sequence ATGAGTAATTCGTACGCCGAGTATTCCCACGACCATATGTTCCTTGGGAAATCACATGAAGAAAACGCCAAGCGAACCTTGTGGGTGGTGGCCCTGACCGTCGTAATGATGGTTGCTGAAATCACCGCAGGTTATCTCACTGGCTCAATGGCGTTGCTTGCCGATGGTTTTCACATGGCAACGCATGCAGGAGCACTCGGCATAGCCGCAGCTGCTTACGCTTACGCTAAAAGACATGCCTCAAGTGCTCGCTACAGTTTTGGAACTGGCAAGGTGGGAGACTTGGGTGGCTTCGCTTCTGCTCTGATTTTGGGACTGGTTTCCTTGGGAATTGCTGGAGAGTCGCTGTTTCGTCTCTTTCAACCGACTCAAGTGCAATTCGGGACAGCGACTCTAATCGCAATTGTCGGACTAGCAGTGAATGTGGTGAGCGCGCTTTTGCTGTCTGGCGGTCATGATCACCACCATGGGCATGACCACGGCCACGATGAGTCTCACCATGCGCATGGTCACGACAATAATTTGCGCTCTGCATACGTTCACGTCATTGCAGATGCATTGACTTCGGTTCTGGCCATCGCAGCCCTTCTTGCTGGTCGATACCTTGGTTGGGTATGGCTCGACCCTGCAATGGGGATTGTGGGTGCCGTTGTGATTGCACGCTGGGCTTGGTCGTTGATGCGGGTGACTTCGGGTGTATTGCTCGACCAGACAGATGATCATGTCGCTGAAGAGATTCGTGAACTGGTTGAGCGACCGGGAGATGCTTCGATCATTGATCTTCATGTCTGGCAGGTTGGGCCGCAAGCCCGCGCCGCGATTGTGAGTGTTCTGGGCAGCCCAGCAGTCAATGCAGAAAACATACGAGAACGGCTTGCGACGTATGCGTCCGGGCATCCCGCCTTGCGCAACTAA
- a CDS encoding heavy-metal-associated domain-containing protein — MFVLNVSGIGCGSCVSKITKAIQSLDSEAKVSVDRAAGKVSVESSENPEQVRKAVESLGFPSQISA, encoded by the coding sequence ATGTTCGTCTTAAACGTATCAGGCATTGGTTGCGGTAGCTGCGTCAGCAAAATCACTAAAGCGATTCAATCGTTGGACAGCGAGGCTAAAGTTTCCGTGGATCGCGCGGCAGGTAAGGTAAGCGTTGAAAGTAGCGAAAACCCAGAGCAAGTTCGTAAAGCTGTCGAATCACTCGGTTTCCCATCGCAAATCAGCGCTTAA
- a CDS encoding heavy metal translocating P-type ATPase, whose protein sequence is MPNKPSHHDHGPTHAASPPDADLRDPVCGMTITPPSKFGESYQGQIYQFCSQKCQEKFRAAPEHYSGIHPSTEPSIAATEPALQVATEFTCPMHPEVKQPGPGNCPKCGMTLEPVIPALDDDDKTELRDFARRFWWSLPLTVIVTVLAMAGHSLQLFHGSVQNWIEFALATPVTLWAGWPFFVRGIASVRNRSPNMWTLIGLGTSAAYLYSVAATLFPQSFPTTFMQDGRIGVYFEAAAVIISLTLLGQILELKARSQTSAAIKSLLGLSPKTARKINADGQEEDIPLTHVHLGDHLRVRPGEKVPVDGSVLEGESAVDESMLTGEPVPVMKRPGDSLIGATLNTHGSLVMEAQKVGADTMLSQIVQMVALAQRSKAPMQRMADSIAGYFVMGVIAIALLTFLGWGLFGPEPSWVFGLINAVAVLIIACPCALGLATPMSIMVSTGKAASMGVLFRDASAIENLCKIDTLIVDKTGTLTEGRPVFHSVDATPDFNPHDVLQLAASLDQGSEHPLARAIVDHARTENIVLTKPESFESGSGIGVSGLVDGKKVQLGNTALMDAAGVSTKVLQYRAELLRLEGISIIYLAVDGVLAGLLAVSDPIKPTSKEAVTKLKADNVKIIMATGDGLTTARAVAKEMGIEEVHGEVKPQDKERLVADLQRYGRKVAMAGDGINDAPALARADVGIAMGTGTDVAMNSAQLTLVKGDLMGILRARALSVATVKNMRQNLGFAFLYNSMGIPLAAGLLYPLTGHLLSPMIAALAMSVSSASVVFNALRLRNTHIA, encoded by the coding sequence ATGCCCAATAAACCGAGCCACCACGATCACGGTCCTACCCACGCAGCTTCGCCCCCTGACGCTGATCTACGTGACCCGGTGTGCGGCATGACGATTACGCCTCCAAGTAAATTTGGCGAGTCTTATCAGGGACAGATTTATCAGTTTTGCAGCCAGAAATGCCAAGAGAAATTTCGGGCAGCTCCAGAGCACTACAGTGGTATTCATCCCAGCACTGAACCCAGCATCGCGGCTACAGAACCCGCGCTCCAAGTAGCCACTGAATTTACCTGCCCGATGCACCCGGAAGTAAAACAGCCAGGGCCCGGCAATTGCCCAAAATGTGGCATGACATTAGAACCTGTCATTCCGGCGCTAGATGACGATGACAAAACCGAGCTCCGTGATTTCGCGCGCCGCTTTTGGTGGTCTCTGCCTTTAACCGTGATAGTGACCGTTCTAGCCATGGCGGGCCATTCATTACAACTCTTCCATGGTTCGGTTCAAAACTGGATCGAGTTTGCTCTTGCGACACCGGTTACCTTATGGGCAGGGTGGCCCTTTTTTGTAAGGGGCATAGCATCTGTTAGAAATCGCAGTCCAAATATGTGGACTCTGATAGGTTTGGGTACTTCCGCAGCTTATCTTTACAGCGTCGCAGCAACCCTCTTTCCCCAAAGTTTTCCCACCACCTTCATGCAAGATGGACGCATCGGCGTTTACTTCGAAGCCGCTGCGGTCATCATCTCGCTCACCTTGCTTGGGCAGATTCTTGAGCTAAAAGCACGGTCACAAACCTCCGCAGCAATTAAGTCCCTTCTAGGCCTATCTCCCAAAACTGCACGCAAGATCAACGCCGATGGTCAGGAGGAAGACATTCCTCTTACCCATGTTCACTTGGGCGACCATTTGCGGGTCAGACCTGGTGAAAAGGTGCCAGTTGATGGCTCTGTGCTCGAGGGAGAAAGTGCGGTGGATGAGTCCATGCTCACTGGTGAGCCTGTGCCGGTAATGAAAAGACCAGGGGATAGTTTGATCGGCGCCACGCTTAATACTCACGGGAGCTTGGTGATGGAGGCGCAAAAGGTCGGCGCCGACACCATGCTATCGCAGATAGTGCAAATGGTTGCTCTAGCCCAACGCTCCAAAGCGCCAATGCAAAGAATGGCAGACTCGATCGCCGGCTACTTTGTGATGGGAGTTATCGCGATTGCGTTGCTGACATTCTTAGGTTGGGGACTATTCGGCCCGGAGCCCAGCTGGGTCTTCGGCCTGATCAACGCTGTCGCCGTACTTATCATCGCTTGCCCCTGTGCACTTGGTCTCGCAACGCCAATGTCGATCATGGTTTCGACGGGTAAAGCGGCCAGTATGGGTGTGCTGTTCAGGGACGCCAGTGCTATTGAAAACCTTTGCAAGATCGACACGCTGATTGTCGATAAAACGGGGACCCTTACAGAGGGACGGCCGGTATTTCACAGTGTGGACGCCACACCAGATTTCAACCCACACGATGTTCTTCAACTGGCCGCTAGCCTTGATCAAGGCAGCGAACATCCTTTGGCGCGCGCCATCGTCGACCATGCCCGAACTGAAAATATCGTGCTCACCAAACCTGAATCGTTTGAGTCCGGGTCTGGGATTGGAGTCAGTGGCCTTGTTGATGGCAAGAAGGTACAGCTGGGCAACACAGCACTGATGGACGCTGCCGGTGTAAGCACTAAGGTCTTACAGTACCGTGCAGAGTTGTTGCGCCTTGAAGGCATCAGCATCATCTATCTAGCAGTTGACGGGGTTCTGGCAGGATTACTGGCGGTCTCAGATCCGATAAAACCGACCTCCAAAGAAGCAGTCACCAAGCTTAAAGCTGATAACGTAAAAATCATCATGGCCACCGGAGACGGGCTCACCACCGCACGTGCTGTCGCCAAGGAGATGGGTATTGAAGAGGTTCATGGAGAAGTTAAACCTCAGGACAAAGAGCGCCTGGTGGCGGACCTCCAGCGATACGGTCGAAAGGTTGCCATGGCCGGCGACGGTATCAACGACGCACCGGCCTTAGCGCGTGCAGATGTGGGCATTGCCATGGGTACAGGGACTGATGTCGCGATGAATAGCGCTCAGCTCACGCTGGTAAAAGGCGACCTGATGGGGATTCTACGGGCACGGGCACTTTCGGTTGCGACAGTAAAAAACATGCGGCAAAACTTGGGTTTCGCCTTCCTTTACAACTCAATGGGTATTCCCTTGGCCGCAGGCCTACTCTATCCGCTGACGGGGCACCTTCTGTCGCCGATGATCGCTGCGTTAGCCATGAGCGTCAGTTCTGCGTCAGTAGTTTTCAATGCTTTGAGACTGAGGAATACCCATATAGCTTGA
- a CDS encoding copper resistance system multicopper oxidase yields the protein MHSKTSRRTFVKGLAAGGILGGLGLWRTPVWAVTSPGMPSVLSGNEFDLFIGESPVNITGSPRTAMTINGSLPGPLLRWREGETVTLRVKNRLDQDTSIHWHGIILPANMDGVPGLSFHGIAPDGMYEYKFKLHQNGTYWYHSHSGLQEQAGVYGPIVIDSKEPEPFQYDRDYVVMLTDWTDEDPSRVMAKLKKQSGYYNHHKRTVGDFIDDVSSKGWSSTVADRKMWAEMNMSPTDLGDVSADTYTYLMNGQAPNGNWTGIFKPGEKLRLRFINGSAMSYFDVRIPGLKMTVVAADGQHVKPVSVDEFRIAVAETYDVIVETATDEAYTIFAQSMDRTGYASGTLAVRDGLKAPIPAIDPRPIVTMDDMGMGGMAGMDHGSSGGMAGMDHSKMAGMNQGDMTGMTGMDSGDMTNMAGMDHSKMAGMDKGDMSNMAGMDHSKMAGMGSGDMSGMAGMGGMGGEMQTHPASETNNPLVDMQAMSPTPKLNDPGIGLRNNGRRVLTYSDLKSTFQDPDGREPNRTIELHLTGHMEKFSWSFNGIKFSDAEPLRLKYGERLRITLVNDTMMTHPIHLHGMWSDLEDENGKFMVRKHTIDMPPGTKRSYRVTADALGRWAYHCHLLFHMEMGMFREVRVDE from the coding sequence ATGCACTCCAAAACCTCTAGGCGGACATTCGTGAAAGGCTTGGCCGCTGGTGGCATTCTCGGCGGCCTTGGCCTTTGGCGCACTCCTGTATGGGCGGTGACAAGTCCTGGTATGCCGAGCGTACTCTCCGGTAACGAATTTGATCTGTTTATTGGTGAAAGCCCTGTAAACATCACAGGCTCGCCTCGCACAGCTATGACCATCAACGGATCATTGCCCGGACCGTTGCTGCGTTGGCGTGAGGGGGAGACCGTCACTCTGCGTGTAAAAAACCGTCTAGACCAAGACACATCAATCCATTGGCACGGGATCATCTTACCCGCCAACATGGACGGTGTGCCTGGCTTGAGCTTCCATGGCATCGCACCCGATGGCATGTACGAATACAAATTCAAGCTTCATCAGAACGGAACCTACTGGTATCACAGCCACTCGGGTTTGCAGGAGCAGGCAGGCGTTTACGGTCCAATCGTCATCGATTCGAAAGAACCTGAACCGTTTCAATACGATCGCGACTACGTGGTGATGTTGACTGACTGGACCGACGAAGATCCCAGTCGCGTTATGGCGAAGCTCAAGAAACAATCGGGCTATTACAACCATCACAAGCGCACCGTCGGAGACTTCATAGACGATGTCAGCAGCAAAGGTTGGTCTTCGACGGTAGCAGATCGAAAGATGTGGGCTGAGATGAACATGAGTCCTACTGACCTCGGCGATGTCAGCGCGGATACCTATACCTATCTCATGAATGGCCAGGCACCCAACGGTAACTGGACTGGTATTTTCAAACCGGGTGAGAAACTCCGTCTGCGCTTTATCAACGGCTCCGCCATGAGCTATTTCGACGTCCGCATTCCTGGGTTGAAGATGACCGTGGTTGCCGCAGACGGTCAACATGTCAAGCCGGTGAGCGTCGACGAGTTTCGTATTGCGGTAGCTGAAACATATGACGTTATTGTGGAGACTGCTACTGATGAGGCTTACACCATCTTCGCTCAGTCTATGGATCGCACAGGTTACGCCAGCGGAACACTTGCAGTGCGTGACGGCCTAAAGGCACCGATACCTGCGATTGACCCACGTCCTATAGTAACTATGGATGACATGGGGATGGGCGGTATGGCTGGTATGGACCATGGCAGCTCGGGTGGAATGGCCGGCATGGATCACAGCAAGATGGCAGGGATGAACCAAGGTGACATGACCGGGATGACCGGCATGGACAGCGGTGACATGACTAACATGGCTGGCATGGACCACAGCAAGATGGCTGGCATGGACAAAGGCGACATGTCCAACATGGCTGGCATGGACCACAGCAAGATGGCAGGAATGGGCAGTGGCGATATGTCAGGGATGGCTGGCATGGGCGGTATGGGTGGAGAAATGCAGACTCACCCAGCCTCTGAAACCAACAATCCCTTGGTTGACATGCAAGCCATGAGTCCAACGCCAAAGCTGAACGATCCTGGCATAGGCTTGCGGAACAATGGTCGTCGAGTGCTCACTTACTCCGACTTGAAAAGCACTTTCCAAGATCCTGACGGCCGCGAGCCAAATCGCACCATCGAGCTTCACCTGACCGGTCACATGGAGAAGTTTTCGTGGTCGTTCAACGGCATCAAATTCTCTGACGCCGAACCGCTGCGCCTGAAGTATGGCGAGCGTCTGCGCATCACCTTGGTGAACGACACCATGATGACCCACCCCATCCACCTTCACGGCATGTGGAGTGACCTCGAGGATGAGAACGGCAAGTTCATGGTGCGCAAGCACACGATTGATATGCCACCTGGTACCAAACGCAGCTATCGAGTCACCGCTGATGCCTTAGGCCGCTGGGCATATCACTGCCACCTGCTTTTCCATATGGAAATGGGCATGTTCCGTGAAGTACGGGTTGATGAGTAA
- the tnpC gene encoding IS66 family transposase, producing MTSLPDLNHLTPEQLRALAAQLMQRVETLDQQVETMGKTVETMGKRIHHGQTVIEKLSHEIAQLKRFKFAKRSEQLSPEQASLLDDLIDTDIAAIEAELQALQTAPTPTEAKQKPKRAALPPEFPRTLIHHEPDNTHCPCGCALKRIGEDVSEKLDYTPGVFTVERHIRGKWVCDDCETLIQAPVPAQVIDKGIPTAGLLAHVMIAKFADHLPLYRQESIFGRAGLAIPRSTLAQWVGVTGVQLQPLVDALRDVVLGQQVIHADETPVQMLMPGSKKTHRSYVWAYATSQLCETAAVVYDFSPSRAGEHARNFLQDWKGKLVCDDFGGYKASFELGVTEIGCMAHARRKFFELHATNKSQLAEQALRYIQLLYEIESEIRDLEPDFRHRIRQEKAVPVMGALHAWMIAQRLLVHDGSAISKALDYSLKRWTALSRYLDDGAVPIDNNWCENQIRPWALGRKNWLFAGSLRSGKRAAAIMSLIQSARLNGHDPYAYLKDVLTRLPTQRASEIAELLPHRWQPV from the coding sequence ATGACTTCGCTCCCTGATCTCAATCACCTGACCCCTGAACAACTGCGCGCTCTGGCAGCGCAGTTGATGCAGCGTGTCGAGACGCTGGACCAACAAGTCGAAACAATGGGCAAGACCGTCGAGACCATGGGTAAGAGGATCCATCATGGTCAAACGGTGATCGAAAAGTTGAGCCACGAGATCGCGCAGCTCAAGCGCTTCAAATTTGCCAAGCGTAGCGAGCAGTTGAGTCCGGAGCAGGCCAGCTTGCTCGATGACTTGATCGATACCGATATCGCGGCGATTGAGGCTGAGCTTCAGGCCTTGCAAACAGCTCCAACTCCAACCGAGGCAAAGCAAAAGCCCAAGCGCGCTGCGTTGCCGCCGGAGTTTCCACGCACCCTGATCCATCACGAACCGGACAACACTCACTGCCCATGCGGCTGCGCCCTCAAGCGTATCGGTGAAGACGTCAGCGAGAAACTGGACTACACGCCCGGCGTGTTTACCGTGGAGCGTCACATTCGCGGCAAGTGGGTTTGTGATGACTGCGAAACGCTGATCCAGGCGCCGGTTCCGGCGCAGGTCATCGACAAGGGCATCCCCACCGCCGGGCTGCTAGCCCATGTGATGATCGCCAAGTTCGCCGACCATTTGCCGCTCTATCGCCAGGAGTCGATTTTTGGTCGAGCCGGTTTGGCCATCCCACGCTCAACCTTGGCCCAATGGGTTGGCGTTACTGGCGTGCAGTTACAGCCTCTGGTGGATGCGCTGCGCGATGTAGTGCTCGGGCAGCAGGTCATTCACGCCGATGAAACACCCGTGCAGATGCTAATGCCGGGCTCGAAAAAAACTCATCGTTCCTATGTCTGGGCCTACGCCACCAGCCAACTCTGCGAAACAGCGGCTGTCGTCTACGACTTCAGCCCCAGCCGCGCCGGTGAGCATGCTCGTAACTTTCTGCAAGACTGGAAGGGCAAGCTGGTCTGTGATGATTTCGGTGGCTACAAGGCCAGCTTTGAACTCGGCGTAACCGAAATCGGTTGCATGGCCCATGCAAGACGCAAGTTCTTCGAGCTACACGCCACCAACAAGAGCCAGCTCGCCGAGCAGGCCTTGCGCTACATCCAGTTACTTTACGAAATCGAAAGTGAGATCCGCGACCTTGAACCGGATTTTCGCCACCGAATACGGCAGGAAAAAGCTGTGCCGGTGATGGGTGCACTGCATGCCTGGATGATCGCCCAGCGCCTACTTGTGCACGATGGCTCGGCTATCAGCAAAGCACTGGATTACAGCCTGAAACGCTGGACGGCGCTGTCGCGCTATCTCGATGACGGGGCCGTACCCATCGACAATAACTGGTGCGAGAACCAGATCCGGCCATGGGCGTTGGGTCGCAAGAACTGGCTCTTTGCAGGTTCACTGCGCAGCGGCAAACGGGCTGCGGCGATCATGAGCTTGATCCAGTCGGCGCGGCTCAATGGGCATGATCCGTATGCTTATTTGAAGGACGTCCTCACGCGCCTGCCGACGCAGCGGGCGAGTGAGATTGCGGAGCTGCTGCCGCATAGATGGCAACCGGTTTAG
- a CDS encoding metal/formaldehyde-sensitive transcriptional repressor — protein MGHMRSSKDNLLKRVKRIAGQVQAIERALDSDDDCSKTLLLVASARGAINGLMDEIIEDHAREHVANPTLSNDERAKGVDELLEAIRRYSK, from the coding sequence ATGGGTCATATGAGATCAAGCAAAGACAATCTTCTTAAGCGCGTAAAGCGAATCGCTGGGCAAGTCCAGGCTATTGAGCGAGCACTCGACTCTGATGATGACTGCTCGAAAACTCTGCTTTTGGTCGCTTCTGCCCGTGGCGCTATCAATGGGCTGATGGATGAAATTATCGAAGACCACGCTCGTGAACACGTCGCGAATCCGACACTCAGCAACGACGAAAGAGCGAAAGGTGTCGACGAGCTGCTCGAAGCCATTCGCCGCTATTCCAAATAG
- the tnpA gene encoding IS66-like element accessory protein TnpA, translated as MQPQRRSYSKSFKAQLIQECAQPGASIASVALSHSLNANLVHKWIRVQTQKAMALQPAFVPLPLQLAGGNSQAASSNICVEIQHPRGTVKVNWPTESAAACATFLRDLLR; from the coding sequence ATGCAGCCACAACGCCGTTCCTACTCCAAATCCTTCAAGGCCCAGCTCATTCAAGAGTGTGCCCAGCCCGGCGCTTCGATTGCCAGCGTCGCACTCAGCCACAGCCTTAACGCGAACCTCGTCCACAAATGGATTCGAGTGCAAACGCAGAAAGCCATGGCGCTGCAACCTGCTTTCGTTCCGCTACCCTTGCAGCTAGCCGGAGGAAATTCGCAAGCTGCATCATCGAACATCTGCGTTGAAATCCAGCACCCGCGTGGCACCGTCAAAGTGAACTGGCCGACCGAAAGTGCTGCCGCCTGCGCCACCTTTCTGCGAGACCTGTTGCGATGA
- a CDS encoding DUF1289 domain-containing protein yields the protein MAKDIENPCISVCQLNSELCVSCGRTKEDIRKWKRMKRPEKMAAVQRAALRLKSLQKKNS from the coding sequence ATGGCCAAGGACATCGAAAATCCCTGTATTTCTGTTTGCCAGCTGAACAGCGAACTGTGCGTTAGCTGCGGTCGCACCAAGGAAGACATCAGAAAATGGAAACGAATGAAGCGTCCAGAAAAAATGGCCGCTGTACAACGCGCGGCCCTGCGTCTGAAGAGCCTTCAAAAAAAGAACTCTTAA
- a CDS encoding co-regulatory protein PtrA N-terminal domain-containing protein — MNPIKTLFVIAALTVSSFAMAEGGGDRTFERMEAARSNSMESYQVAQTKNAQPPVAESKARAMDHKNC, encoded by the coding sequence ATGAACCCTATCAAAACCTTGTTCGTCATCGCTGCTCTGACCGTATCTTCTTTTGCTATGGCTGAAGGCGGAGGTGACCGCACTTTCGAACGTATGGAAGCGGCCAGGAGTAACTCGATGGAATCGTACCAAGTAGCCCAAACGAAAAATGCCCAGCCTCCTGTCGCGGAAAGCAAAGCCAGGGCGATGGACCACAAAAATTGCTAA
- a CDS encoding copper resistance protein B, with product MTKKPKRQIEIMTSKFLRPTLMALAVSTGPAFFFMAQAAEEMDPSMAMPSSADAKPSTAQKSKPAKAKDAAMDHSKMDHGSMGAMDHSKMGAMDHSKMSMDNGQMDGMESMDGGATTTSRTPIPVLTDADRAAAFPDVPGHGVHDKKINSFILLDKFEYQDADNGSALAWDAKGWIGGDVDRLWLRSEGERTNGVTENAELQALWGHAIGPWWDVVTGIRQDFKPGSPQTWGALGIQGMALYNFEAEATAYIGENGQTAARFEGDYDILLTNRLILQPTAEVNLYGKNDPQRGIGSGLANTELGLRLRYEITRQFAPYIGVSWNRSYGKTADLASDEGEKTNEARFVAGIRMWF from the coding sequence ATGACCAAAAAACCAAAAAGGCAGATTGAGATCATGACCAGTAAGTTTTTACGCCCAACGCTGATGGCACTTGCAGTCTCCACCGGTCCAGCATTCTTTTTTATGGCTCAAGCCGCTGAAGAGATGGATCCGTCGATGGCGATGCCATCAAGTGCGGACGCAAAGCCTTCAACTGCACAAAAATCCAAACCAGCCAAAGCGAAAGATGCCGCGATGGATCACTCCAAGATGGACCACGGCTCAATGGGAGCCATGGACCATAGCAAGATGGGGGCGATGGATCACAGCAAGATGAGCATGGATAACGGGCAAATGGACGGTATGGAAAGCATGGATGGAGGGGCGACTACCACAAGCCGAACCCCGATCCCCGTACTTACCGACGCTGACCGGGCCGCCGCTTTTCCAGACGTACCAGGCCATGGTGTGCACGATAAAAAAATTAACTCGTTCATCCTCCTGGATAAATTTGAGTACCAAGACGCTGACAACGGCAGTGCGCTGGCTTGGGATGCAAAAGGGTGGATCGGCGGTGACGTCGACCGCCTCTGGTTGCGTTCGGAAGGTGAACGTACAAATGGCGTAACCGAAAACGCTGAACTTCAGGCTCTGTGGGGACACGCCATCGGTCCATGGTGGGATGTCGTCACCGGCATTCGACAAGACTTCAAACCTGGGTCACCTCAAACCTGGGGAGCGCTCGGTATTCAGGGCATGGCCCTCTATAACTTTGAAGCTGAAGCGACTGCTTATATTGGTGAGAACGGTCAAACCGCTGCTCGATTTGAAGGCGATTACGACATCCTGTTGACCAATCGCCTGATCTTGCAGCCGACCGCCGAAGTAAACTTGTACGGGAAAAATGATCCTCAGCGCGGCATAGGATCTGGATTGGCCAACACCGAACTAGGCCTGCGGTTGCGCTACGAAATTACTCGTCAATTCGCACCCTACATTGGAGTTAGCTGGAATCGCTCATACGGTAAGACGGCTGACCTTGCCAGCGATGAAGGGGAAAAAACAAACGAGGCCCGATTTGTAGCTGGTATTCGGATGTGGTTCTAA
- a CDS encoding DUF411 domain-containing protein, protein MTGSFRLSSRSLRIATFAALFIGSTAQAAQALTIDVHRDANCGCCKKWIQHLEANGFTVIDHEETNMSALKQDLGVAPRLSSCHTAMINGKFVEGHVPAEQIIAMSKRDDLLGIAAPGMPPGSPGMEVDGVHEAYQIIGLTKAGTDQVIAEYPQN, encoded by the coding sequence ATGACAGGTAGCTTCCGACTTTCAAGTCGATCTCTGCGTATCGCAACATTCGCCGCGCTGTTCATTGGCTCAACGGCTCAAGCGGCGCAGGCCCTCACCATCGATGTGCATCGTGATGCAAACTGCGGATGTTGCAAAAAATGGATTCAGCATCTTGAGGCTAATGGCTTCACCGTCATCGATCATGAAGAAACCAACATGAGTGCTCTCAAACAAGATCTGGGTGTCGCTCCACGACTCTCGTCTTGTCACACCGCGATGATCAACGGGAAGTTTGTTGAAGGCCACGTGCCAGCTGAGCAAATAATTGCGATGAGTAAACGCGACGACCTTCTCGGGATCGCTGCTCCTGGCATGCCACCTGGTTCTCCAGGAATGGAAGTCGACGGAGTGCATGAGGCCTACCAGATAATCGGCCTGACCAAAGCTGGCACAGATCAGGTCATTGCTGAGTACCCTCAAAACTAA